CGCGCCCGCCGTCGAGTGCGACCCCGCCCTGCGGACGTACACCTACAGCGACCGCGACCGGCGACCGGTCGGCATGATCGGCGACGGAACCTTCCTCACGGCACTGCTTCAGGTCGAGTCCGACGCGACGGCCCTGCGGCCCGAACGCACTGCCAGGCCACTGCCGATGGCCCTCGTACGGGACGTGCTCGACGTCGACGGAATCCGGCTGGAGTCGGCGCAGATCGTCCAGCACACGCAGCCCGCACCCGCCCCGCACCTTCCGCAGCAGTCGGTGGCCGCGCGCAACTACGCGCCCCTGCAGGCCCAGACCGGCTCGCCCGCGCTCCGTATCACCTGGATCGCGCTCAAGCTCGACCCGGAGCTCTGCCCGGAAGCCGTTGCGGCACGCGGCGGCGGACTCGAAGGCGCGCAGAAGTGCCTGGTGCGCAGCGCCGACCAACTGGCCAGCCGACTCACGGGTGCCGGATTCCGGGCGACCGTACTGACCGAGCAGGAGCTGACGGCGGCCATCGCCACGTCCTCGTGCGCCAGCCCCATGGCCATCGCACAGGCGGGCCGGGCGGAGGCGCCGGCGCGGCGCACCCAGGAGACCTCGCGCACCTGGCGCGTCGACGACCGCCGCCACACCACGTACTGGGTGGGCCGCTGGCCCCAACTCGGCGGCGGCGGGGCCCCGATGCCGCAGCTCGTCGCCCTGCTCACCTCGATTCCCGCCCTGGCCACCACCTTCAGCCTCACGCTGGGCCAGGGCGACCGGCAGGATGTGTCCGTCACCGGGCATGTCCGTATCACCGGGCGCAGTGACGAGGAACTCGTCACCGCGCGCCATGAACTGGAGCGCGCCGCCCGCGGGGTCAAGACCGGTCTGGTGCGGCTCGACCGCGAACAGCTGCCCGGGATGCTCGCCACACTGCCTCTCGGGGGAGCCCGCTGATGCCTTCGTCTGCCGCCAAGCCGCGTATCGGCTTCGGACTGATAGGACCGCGCAGGGACCGTCACGCGCTGTCGGCGGACCAACTGGCCGCGCTCGCGCTGCCCGTCGGGGACGACGGCGTGGTCATCGGCGTGGACGCCGAGGCCAGACCGGCCGTGCTCGGCATCAACCGGCCGACCGCGTACGACGTCACGCTGATCGGCGGCCTGTGGACGGCGCAGGTGCTCGCCCTGCGGGCGGCCGCGACCGGAGCGCGTGTCACGGTGGAGACGGGCCGGGGGCACGCCTGGACGACGCTGGCCCAGGCCGCCGGCGGAGGGACACAGGTCATCTCGCTCCACGACGTGGGGCGGGTGCCGCCGCAGGGTGCGTCCGCGGGCAGTCCGGTCGTCGTCATCCGCGACTGC
This window of the Streptomyces sp. SLBN-118 genome carries:
- the eccE gene encoding type VII secretion protein EccE, which produces MASATRVRPSAHGRTSARPAAPSQAPAAPRLKARPGHFGSFRLQQLVLIEIAAALLLVAWVIDPLMLVPAVVVAALLVLLALLRRHRRSLPEWLATVFALRSRRRRAAALVLPADTEPGLAPAVECDPALRTYTYSDRDRRPVGMIGDGTFLTALLQVESDATALRPERTARPLPMALVRDVLDVDGIRLESAQIVQHTQPAPAPHLPQQSVAARNYAPLQAQTGSPALRITWIALKLDPELCPEAVAARGGGLEGAQKCLVRSADQLASRLTGAGFRATVLTEQELTAAIATSSCASPMAIAQAGRAEAPARRTQETSRTWRVDDRRHTTYWVGRWPQLGGGGAPMPQLVALLTSIPALATTFSLTLGQGDRQDVSVTGHVRITGRSDEELVTARHELERAARGVKTGLVRLDREQLPGMLATLPLGGAR